One window from the genome of Mugil cephalus isolate CIBA_MC_2020 chromosome 23, CIBA_Mcephalus_1.1, whole genome shotgun sequence encodes:
- the tns1a gene encoding tensin isoform X3, producing MARLNWCLAAVISWGKFLFACFFPLRGAKRDKPDELEGVHTHTFKLKPFKKAKSCDICKQAITKEGLICKACRLSCHKKCEVKVTTSCQTATNNEPPPTPQLPLKHVDTPGSTRSCKSVEIRRKQSRSQSVVPAMEESYEVDLVYITERIISVSFPAGAEERSYIANLTEVATMLRSKHGEHYLILNLSEQKNDLTKLNHKVLEFGWPDHHAPALDKICSMCKAIDTWLNGDPRNVVVLHNKGNRGRTGVVVAAYMHYSNISASADQALDRFAMRRFYEDKALPVGQPSQRRYVRYFNGLLSGHIKINNKPLFLHHVIMHGIPNFEAKGGCRPFLKIYQAMQPVYTSGIYNVQGDSNTSICITIEPGLLLKGDILLKCYHKRYRNSTRDVMFRVQFHTCAIHDLGVVFGKNELDETFKDDRFPEYGKVEFVFSYAPEKIKGLGHLENGPSVSVDYNTQDPLIRWDSYENFIHRCEDAMDGEHDVVHTQGPLDGSLYARVRKKDSLEGVVTINGLPVHENPLTDEENPLQHTSHPLQTTEQTLPVTCHTSLPAVDHTLSVSSDSGNSTASIKTDRTDEHSQSVQSAVSHNNPTATHPPLSPQEKRELDQLLSGLEAPTQRQAYLSTSTSPGGGVRHLVPAQVHVNGGHTRLAGAPSTEERETDILDDELPNSQEGNSVDSLGTISSLEGQATPADLYYQSQTPVSGQNDGPYLERSALGDKLNKMPVHGVRTPTVMQERSDSTSPQAGYNNYQNGGGMYHSQSFGNPTASSPEANPKLMPRAPERSTSSREAVQRGLNTWHQYSLPDDPFGPPLQSTHSLPHFPTPASQRDIEQSIEALNMLMLDLDPINSHMSKSHSAPPGENSLNSSQVPFSQTLARPSYQGDSAIHSYNNSGPVGNTFHQPLPSAGRVSTLPNQSPVIEPPVYSPQRPNVVYQHQNTTPTHTPEPYLHSRQAPHHYATDSPSNFNQQAPQKPMNSYPGVGVSPSPDLQGSSPYPGYSASSSPLPAFTPQPKDTSSSSLPREQDAEEETLNLEGLVAHRIAEYNARIRGISESMTPQQSDRHRSYSFSGVRSRGMTPEVTQESGRRRTTSEGQYQSGHENTSASSPDFANNLVLNPGGRPREGPMHSYREAFEDDEADGFSNSPTFGSGGENSPLTPGFPVSPQTPYFNMSRTPPGLAKTPLSALGLKPHQHSGSDSDSNDGDQDNRGFGDSKAQPFSAPLTSSSPIYTADGRRVGASDGTPHRPASPEGSQVNIMGVHTVPGSPNTLHRTVATNTPPSPALQRRLGQASPSLARHPPPCIPSSPLIGRSPKTVGAGVPPSPLMGRRAPASGHSTPDELGAASRQGSAQPPSTPAFPVSPQLPEKRHMSSGDADRTDNKNLTPAPISGGSTPNLSGTHTLPDISKSIYDSYPDIKMNVKFVQDTSKFWYKPDISREQAINLLKDREPGAFIIRDSHSFRGAYGLAMKVACPPPTVQQNKKVADMTNELVRHFLIETSAKGVRLKGCPNEPYFGCLSALVYQHSMTPLALPCKLMIPTKDPNEEALELATPTDAVVELLKQGAVQKVPEEAHACNVLYINSVDMESLTGPQAIAKAISQTLATNPLPAATTVHFKVSTQGITLTDSQRKIFFRRHYPINTVTYCDTDPQDRKWGKEGGGSVRLFGFVARKQGSTTDNVSHLFAELDPDQPASAIVSFVSKTMKR from the exons CCTCCCACTCCTCAGCTGCCATTAAAGCATGTAGATACTCCG GGATCTACGAGGTCCTGCAAGAGTGTGGAGATAAGGCGAAAGCAGTCTCG GAGTCAGAGTGTGGTCCCGGCCATGGAGGAGAGCTATGAGGTGGACCTCGTCTACATCACGGAGAGGATCATCTCTGTCTCCTTCCCCGCCGGTGCCGAGGAGCGCAGCTACATTGCCAACCTGACGGAGGTGGCAACGATGCTGCGGTCCAAACACGGTGAACACTATCTG ATACTCAACCTGAGCGAGCAGAAGAATGACTTAACAAAGTTGAACCACAAG GTTCTGGAGTTCGGCTGGCCAGATCACCATGCACCGGCGTTGGACAAGATCTGCAGCATGTGCAAAGCCATCGACACGTGGCTCAATGGAGACCCTCGCAACGTGGTGGTACTACACAACAAG GGAAACCGAGGTCGAACGGGGGTGGTGGTGGCTGCATACATGCACTATAGCAACATATCCGCAAG CGCCGATCAGGCATTGGACAGATTTGCAATGAGGCGCTTCTATGAGGACAAGGCACTTCCCGTGGGTCAGCCTTCACAGAGAAG GTATGTGCGCTACTTCAACGGCCTCCTGTCCGGCCACATTAAAATCAACAACAAGCCTCTGTTCCTGCATCACGTCATCATGCACGGCATACCCAACTTTGAAGCCAAAGGAG GCTGCCGTCCTTTCCTGAAGATCTACCAGGCAATGCAGCCAGTCTATACGTCAGGAATATA CAATGTCCAAGGAGACAGCAACACCAGTATCTGTATCACCATCGAACCTGGACTGCTTCTGAAGGGGGACATCTTG CTGAAGTGTTACCACAAGAGGTACAGAAACTCCACCAGGGACGTGATGTTCAGGGTGCAGTTCCACACCTGCGCCATCCACGACCTCGGGGTGGTTTTTGGGAAGAACGAGCTGGACGAGACCTTCAAAG ATGACAGGTTCCCAGAGTACGGGAAGGTGGAGTTTGTTTTCTCATATGCGCCAGAAAAAATCAAAG GCCTGGGCCACCTGGAGAACGGGCCAAGCGTCTCTGTGGACTACAACACCCAGGACCCCCTGATCCGCTGGGACTCATACGAGAATTTCATTCACCGCTGTGAGGACGCCATGGATGGCGAGCACG ATGTTGTTCACACCCAAGGTCCACTTGATGGAAGTCTATATGCCCGGGTTCGCAAGAAAGACTCCCTGGAGGGAGTTGTCACCATCAACGGTCTCCCAGTCCATGAAAACCCCTTGACCGATGAAGAGAACCCACTGCAACACACCAGTCACCCCCTGCAAACCACTGAGCAGACCCTTCCTGTGACATGCCACACCTCCCTCCCAGCTGTGGACCATACCCTTTCCGTGAGCAGTGACTCTGGCAACTCAACCGCATCCATCAAGACTGATCGTACTGATGAGCACAGCCAGTCTGTGCAGAGTGCTGTGAGTCACAACAACCCTACAGCAACCCACCCACCACTCAGCCCACAGGAGAAAAGAGAGCTCGACCAGCTTCTGAGTGGCCTTGAGGCACCAACTCAACGGCAAGCCTACCTGTCCACATCAACAAGTCCAGGGGGAGGAGTCCGACACCTGGTCCCGGCACAAGTGCACGTCAACGGAGGTCACACCAGGCTTGCTGGCGCCCCTTCAACAGAGGAGCGAGAGACAGATATTCTCGACGACGAGTTGCCTAATAGCCAAGAGGGCAACAGTGTGGACAGCTTGGGCACAATCTCATCCCTTGAGGGCCAGGCGACACCAGCAGATCTCTATTATCAATCACAGACACCTGTCAGTGGCCAGAACGACGGGCCATACCTCGAGAGAAGCGCTCTTGGGGATAAGCTTAACAAGATGCCTGTCCATGGAGTACGAACTCCCACAGTGATGCAGGAGAGGTCTGACTCAACATCGCCTCAGGCGGGATACAACAACTACCAAAATGGAGGAGGGATGTACCATTCACAGTCCTTTGGGAACCCAACCGCCAGCAGCCCTGAGGCCAACCCTAAATTGATGCCCAGGGCCCCTGAAAGGAGCACAAGTAGCCGGGAGGCTGTTCAAAGAGGTCTCAATACCTGGCACCAATATAGCCTCCCGGATGATCCATTTGGCCCTCCTCTTCAGTCAACACACAGTCTGCCCCACTTTCCAACTCCAGCCTCACAGCGGGATATTGAACAATCCATTGAGGCACTAAATATGTTAATGCTGGATCTGGACCCAATCAACTCCCACATGTCCAAGTCCCACAGTGCCCCCCCTGGAGAGAACAGCCTCAATTCCTCCCAGGTGCCCTTCTCCCAGACCCTTGCCAGGCCCTCATACCAAGGGGACTCTGCTATCCACAGCTACAACAACTCTGGGCCAGTTGGAAACACCTTTCATCAGCCCCTACCATCAGCTGGGAGAGTGTCAACATTGCCCAACCAGAGTCCAGTTATAGAGCCTCCAGTATATTCTCCCCAGAGGCCTAACGTCGTCTACCAACACCAAAATACCACCCCGACACACACCCCCGAGCCCTACCTCCACTCACGCCAAGCACCCCACCATTATGCCACTGATTCACCCTCTAATTTCAACCAGCAGGCACCTCAGAAGCCTATGAACTCGTATCCAGGCGTTGGGGTTTCACCCTCCCCAGACCTTCAGGGGTCGTCTCCATACCCGGGTTACAGTGCATCCTCTTCTCCCCTTCCTGCTTTCACGCCCCAGCCCAAGGAtacatcttcttcatctttgccCAGGGAACAAGACGCAGAGGAGGAGACTTTAAACTTGGAAGGACTAGTGGCTCACCGTATTGCCG AGTACAACGCTCGTATTCGGGGCATCAGTGAAAGCATGACACCACAACAATCTGACCGCCATCGCTCCTATTCCTTCTCTG GAGTTCGCTCCAGAGGAATGACCCCAGAAGTGACTCAGGAGTCCGGCAGGCGTCGGACCACGAGTGAGGGCCAGTACCAGAGTGGCCACGAGAACACCTCGGCCTCATCGCCAGACTTTGCAAACAATCTGGTGCTCAACCCGGGAGGAAGACCAAGAGAG GGCCCCATGCATAGCTACCGGGAGGCATTTGAGGACGACGAGGCGGACGGTTTTTCTAACAGTCCTACCTTTGGAAGCGGTGGTGAGAACTCCCCCCTGACCCCCGGCTTCCCCGTGTCACCACAGACTCCTTACTTCAACATGT ctcGCACTCCTCCAGGTTTGGCCAAGACTCCTCTGTCAGCGTTGGGCCTGAAGCCTCACCAGCACAGTGGATCAG ACTCTGATTCTAATGATGGGGATCAAG ATAATCGCGGTTTTGGTGACTCAAAGGCACAACCATTCAGCGctcctctgacctccagcaGCCCCATCTACACTGCTGATGG AAGAAGGGTTGGCGCTTCAGATGGGACCCCGCACAGACCTGCATCCCCAGAAGGCTCACAGGTCAACATCATGGGCGTACACACCGTCCCTGGCAGCCCCAACACCCTCCACCGCACGGTGGCCACCAACACACCACCAAGCCCCGCCCTCCAAAGACGCCTGGGTCAAGCCAGCCCTTCGCTGGCCCGGCACCCTCCTCCGTGCATCCCCTCCAGTCCTCTCATTGGCAGAAGCCCTAAAACGGTGGGCGCTGGCGTGCCTCCCAGCCCTCTGATGGGGAGGCGAGCCCCGGCGAGCGGCCACAGCACGCCCGACGAGCTGGGCGCCGCCTCCCGTCAGGGGAGCGCCCAGCCCCCATCCACGCCCGCCTTCCCCGTCTCCCCGCAGCTTCCCGAGAAGAGGCACATGTCCAGCGGGGACGCGGACCGGACAGACAACAAAAACCTGACACCGGCCCCAATTAGCGGTGGCAGCACACCCAATCTGTCTGGCACGCACACACTCCCGGACATCTCCAAGTCCATATACG ATAGTTATCCTGACATTAAGATGAATGTCAAGTTTGTCCAGGACACGTCGAAGTTCTGGTATAAGCCAGACATCTCCAGAGAGCAAG CCATCAACCTGTTGAAGGACAGGGAGCCCGGGGCGTTCATCATAAGGGACAGCCATTCTTTCCGCGGGGCCTATGGCTTGGCCATGAAGGTAGCCTGCCCCCCTCCGACTGTACAGCAGAACAAAAAAG TTGCTGACATGACTAATGAGCTGGTGAGGCACTTCCTGATTGAGACAAGTGCCAAAGGAGTGCGTCTGAAGGGTTGCCCCAATGAACCCTACTTTG GTTGCCTCTCTGCTCTGGTGTACCAACACTCGATGACCCCACTGGCTCTGCCCTGCAAGCTGATGATCCCCACCAAAG ACCCGAATGAAGAGGCGCTAGAACTCGCCACGCCCACTGATGCAGTCGTGGAACTTCTTAAGCAAGGAGCAG TTCAAAAGGTTCCTGAGGAAGCACATG CGTGCAATGTTCTCTACATCAACTCCGTGGACATGGAGTCTCTCACGGGGCCCCAGGCCATTGCCAAGGCAATTAGTCAGACGCTGGCAACCAACCCTCTGCCTGCTGCCACCACCGTCCACTTTAAAGTGTCCACGCAGGGCATCACGCTCACCGACAGTCAGAGGAA AATTTTCTTTAGACGACATTATCCCATCAACACGGTAACCTACTGTGACACTGATCCCCAAGACAGAAA atGGGGCAAGGAAGGAGGTGGATCCGTAAG GCTGTTTGGATTCGTTGCGAGGAAACAAGGAAGCACAACAGACAACGTCAGCCACCTGTTCGCTGAGCTGGACCCAGACCAGCCGGCCTCCGCCATCGTCAGCTTCGTCTCCAAGACGATGAAGCGGTGA
- the tns1a gene encoding tensin isoform X1, producing MARLNWCLAAVISWGKFLFACFFPLRGAKRDKPDELEGVHTHTFKLKPFKKAKSCDICKQAITKEGLICKACRLSCHKKCEVKVTTSCQTATNNEPPPTPQLPLKHVDTPGSTRSCKSVEIRRKQSRSQSVVPAMEESYEVDLVYITERIISVSFPAGAEERSYIANLTEVATMLRSKHGEHYLILNLSEQKNDLTKLNHKVLEFGWPDHHAPALDKICSMCKAIDTWLNGDPRNVVVLHNKGNRGRTGVVVAAYMHYSNISASADQALDRFAMRRFYEDKALPVGQPSQRRYVRYFNGLLSGHIKINNKPLFLHHVIMHGIPNFEAKGGEYLPPFKMHTRSRLSEVRCCFLEHVPCLRPLAGCRPFLKIYQAMQPVYTSGIYNVQGDSNTSICITIEPGLLLKGDILLKCYHKRYRNSTRDVMFRVQFHTCAIHDLGVVFGKNELDETFKDDRFPEYGKVEFVFSYAPEKIKGLGHLENGPSVSVDYNTQDPLIRWDSYENFIHRCEDAMDGEHDVVHTQGPLDGSLYARVRKKDSLEGVVTINGLPVHENPLTDEENPLQHTSHPLQTTEQTLPVTCHTSLPAVDHTLSVSSDSGNSTASIKTDRTDEHSQSVQSAVSHNNPTATHPPLSPQEKRELDQLLSGLEAPTQRQAYLSTSTSPGGGVRHLVPAQVHVNGGHTRLAGAPSTEERETDILDDELPNSQEGNSVDSLGTISSLEGQATPADLYYQSQTPVSGQNDGPYLERSALGDKLNKMPVHGVRTPTVMQERSDSTSPQAGYNNYQNGGGMYHSQSFGNPTASSPEANPKLMPRAPERSTSSREAVQRGLNTWHQYSLPDDPFGPPLQSTHSLPHFPTPASQRDIEQSIEALNMLMLDLDPINSHMSKSHSAPPGENSLNSSQVPFSQTLARPSYQGDSAIHSYNNSGPVGNTFHQPLPSAGRVSTLPNQSPVIEPPVYSPQRPNVVYQHQNTTPTHTPEPYLHSRQAPHHYATDSPSNFNQQAPQKPMNSYPGVGVSPSPDLQGSSPYPGYSASSSPLPAFTPQPKDTSSSSLPREQDAEEETLNLEGLVAHRIAEYNARIRGISESMTPQQSDRHRSYSFSGVRSRGMTPEVTQESGRRRTTSEGQYQSGHENTSASSPDFANNLVLNPGGRPREGPMHSYREAFEDDEADGFSNSPTFGSGARTPPGLAKTPLSALGLKPHQHSGSDSDSNDGDQDNRGFGDSKAQPFSAPLTSSSPIYTADGRRVGASDGTPHRPASPEGSQVNIMGVHTVPGSPNTLHRTVATNTPPSPALQRRLGQASPSLARHPPPCIPSSPLIGRSPKTVGAGVPPSPLMGRRAPASGHSTPDELGAASRQGSAQPPSTPAFPVSPQLPEKRHMSSGDADRTDNKNLTPAPISGGSTPNLSGTHTLPDISKSIYDSYPDIKMNVKFVQDTSKFWYKPDISREQAINLLKDREPGAFIIRDSHSFRGAYGLAMKVACPPPTVQQNKKVADMTNELVRHFLIETSAKGVRLKGCPNEPYFGCLSALVYQHSMTPLALPCKLMIPTKDPNEEALELATPTDAVVELLKQGAVQKVPEEAHACNVLYINSVDMESLTGPQAIAKAISQTLATNPLPAATTVHFKVSTQGITLTDSQRKIFFRRHYPINTVTYCDTDPQDRKWGKEGGGSVRLFGFVARKQGSTTDNVSHLFAELDPDQPASAIVSFVSKTMKR from the exons CCTCCCACTCCTCAGCTGCCATTAAAGCATGTAGATACTCCG GGATCTACGAGGTCCTGCAAGAGTGTGGAGATAAGGCGAAAGCAGTCTCG GAGTCAGAGTGTGGTCCCGGCCATGGAGGAGAGCTATGAGGTGGACCTCGTCTACATCACGGAGAGGATCATCTCTGTCTCCTTCCCCGCCGGTGCCGAGGAGCGCAGCTACATTGCCAACCTGACGGAGGTGGCAACGATGCTGCGGTCCAAACACGGTGAACACTATCTG ATACTCAACCTGAGCGAGCAGAAGAATGACTTAACAAAGTTGAACCACAAG GTTCTGGAGTTCGGCTGGCCAGATCACCATGCACCGGCGTTGGACAAGATCTGCAGCATGTGCAAAGCCATCGACACGTGGCTCAATGGAGACCCTCGCAACGTGGTGGTACTACACAACAAG GGAAACCGAGGTCGAACGGGGGTGGTGGTGGCTGCATACATGCACTATAGCAACATATCCGCAAG CGCCGATCAGGCATTGGACAGATTTGCAATGAGGCGCTTCTATGAGGACAAGGCACTTCCCGTGGGTCAGCCTTCACAGAGAAG GTATGTGCGCTACTTCAACGGCCTCCTGTCCGGCCACATTAAAATCAACAACAAGCCTCTGTTCCTGCATCACGTCATCATGCACGGCATACCCAACTTTGAAGCCAAAGGAGGTGAGTACCTGCCTCCGTTTAAAATGCACACAAGAAGTCGGTTGTCAGAAGTCAGATGTTGTTTTCTTGAACACGTTCCCTGTTTGCGTCCCTTGGCAGGCTGCCGTCCTTTCCTGAAGATCTACCAGGCAATGCAGCCAGTCTATACGTCAGGAATATA CAATGTCCAAGGAGACAGCAACACCAGTATCTGTATCACCATCGAACCTGGACTGCTTCTGAAGGGGGACATCTTG CTGAAGTGTTACCACAAGAGGTACAGAAACTCCACCAGGGACGTGATGTTCAGGGTGCAGTTCCACACCTGCGCCATCCACGACCTCGGGGTGGTTTTTGGGAAGAACGAGCTGGACGAGACCTTCAAAG ATGACAGGTTCCCAGAGTACGGGAAGGTGGAGTTTGTTTTCTCATATGCGCCAGAAAAAATCAAAG GCCTGGGCCACCTGGAGAACGGGCCAAGCGTCTCTGTGGACTACAACACCCAGGACCCCCTGATCCGCTGGGACTCATACGAGAATTTCATTCACCGCTGTGAGGACGCCATGGATGGCGAGCACG ATGTTGTTCACACCCAAGGTCCACTTGATGGAAGTCTATATGCCCGGGTTCGCAAGAAAGACTCCCTGGAGGGAGTTGTCACCATCAACGGTCTCCCAGTCCATGAAAACCCCTTGACCGATGAAGAGAACCCACTGCAACACACCAGTCACCCCCTGCAAACCACTGAGCAGACCCTTCCTGTGACATGCCACACCTCCCTCCCAGCTGTGGACCATACCCTTTCCGTGAGCAGTGACTCTGGCAACTCAACCGCATCCATCAAGACTGATCGTACTGATGAGCACAGCCAGTCTGTGCAGAGTGCTGTGAGTCACAACAACCCTACAGCAACCCACCCACCACTCAGCCCACAGGAGAAAAGAGAGCTCGACCAGCTTCTGAGTGGCCTTGAGGCACCAACTCAACGGCAAGCCTACCTGTCCACATCAACAAGTCCAGGGGGAGGAGTCCGACACCTGGTCCCGGCACAAGTGCACGTCAACGGAGGTCACACCAGGCTTGCTGGCGCCCCTTCAACAGAGGAGCGAGAGACAGATATTCTCGACGACGAGTTGCCTAATAGCCAAGAGGGCAACAGTGTGGACAGCTTGGGCACAATCTCATCCCTTGAGGGCCAGGCGACACCAGCAGATCTCTATTATCAATCACAGACACCTGTCAGTGGCCAGAACGACGGGCCATACCTCGAGAGAAGCGCTCTTGGGGATAAGCTTAACAAGATGCCTGTCCATGGAGTACGAACTCCCACAGTGATGCAGGAGAGGTCTGACTCAACATCGCCTCAGGCGGGATACAACAACTACCAAAATGGAGGAGGGATGTACCATTCACAGTCCTTTGGGAACCCAACCGCCAGCAGCCCTGAGGCCAACCCTAAATTGATGCCCAGGGCCCCTGAAAGGAGCACAAGTAGCCGGGAGGCTGTTCAAAGAGGTCTCAATACCTGGCACCAATATAGCCTCCCGGATGATCCATTTGGCCCTCCTCTTCAGTCAACACACAGTCTGCCCCACTTTCCAACTCCAGCCTCACAGCGGGATATTGAACAATCCATTGAGGCACTAAATATGTTAATGCTGGATCTGGACCCAATCAACTCCCACATGTCCAAGTCCCACAGTGCCCCCCCTGGAGAGAACAGCCTCAATTCCTCCCAGGTGCCCTTCTCCCAGACCCTTGCCAGGCCCTCATACCAAGGGGACTCTGCTATCCACAGCTACAACAACTCTGGGCCAGTTGGAAACACCTTTCATCAGCCCCTACCATCAGCTGGGAGAGTGTCAACATTGCCCAACCAGAGTCCAGTTATAGAGCCTCCAGTATATTCTCCCCAGAGGCCTAACGTCGTCTACCAACACCAAAATACCACCCCGACACACACCCCCGAGCCCTACCTCCACTCACGCCAAGCACCCCACCATTATGCCACTGATTCACCCTCTAATTTCAACCAGCAGGCACCTCAGAAGCCTATGAACTCGTATCCAGGCGTTGGGGTTTCACCCTCCCCAGACCTTCAGGGGTCGTCTCCATACCCGGGTTACAGTGCATCCTCTTCTCCCCTTCCTGCTTTCACGCCCCAGCCCAAGGAtacatcttcttcatctttgccCAGGGAACAAGACGCAGAGGAGGAGACTTTAAACTTGGAAGGACTAGTGGCTCACCGTATTGCCG AGTACAACGCTCGTATTCGGGGCATCAGTGAAAGCATGACACCACAACAATCTGACCGCCATCGCTCCTATTCCTTCTCTG GAGTTCGCTCCAGAGGAATGACCCCAGAAGTGACTCAGGAGTCCGGCAGGCGTCGGACCACGAGTGAGGGCCAGTACCAGAGTGGCCACGAGAACACCTCGGCCTCATCGCCAGACTTTGCAAACAATCTGGTGCTCAACCCGGGAGGAAGACCAAGAGAG GGCCCCATGCATAGCTACCGGGAGGCATTTGAGGACGACGAGGCGGACGGTTTTTCTAACAGTCCTACCTTTGGAAGCGGTG ctcGCACTCCTCCAGGTTTGGCCAAGACTCCTCTGTCAGCGTTGGGCCTGAAGCCTCACCAGCACAGTGGATCAG ACTCTGATTCTAATGATGGGGATCAAG ATAATCGCGGTTTTGGTGACTCAAAGGCACAACCATTCAGCGctcctctgacctccagcaGCCCCATCTACACTGCTGATGG AAGAAGGGTTGGCGCTTCAGATGGGACCCCGCACAGACCTGCATCCCCAGAAGGCTCACAGGTCAACATCATGGGCGTACACACCGTCCCTGGCAGCCCCAACACCCTCCACCGCACGGTGGCCACCAACACACCACCAAGCCCCGCCCTCCAAAGACGCCTGGGTCAAGCCAGCCCTTCGCTGGCCCGGCACCCTCCTCCGTGCATCCCCTCCAGTCCTCTCATTGGCAGAAGCCCTAAAACGGTGGGCGCTGGCGTGCCTCCCAGCCCTCTGATGGGGAGGCGAGCCCCGGCGAGCGGCCACAGCACGCCCGACGAGCTGGGCGCCGCCTCCCGTCAGGGGAGCGCCCAGCCCCCATCCACGCCCGCCTTCCCCGTCTCCCCGCAGCTTCCCGAGAAGAGGCACATGTCCAGCGGGGACGCGGACCGGACAGACAACAAAAACCTGACACCGGCCCCAATTAGCGGTGGCAGCACACCCAATCTGTCTGGCACGCACACACTCCCGGACATCTCCAAGTCCATATACG ATAGTTATCCTGACATTAAGATGAATGTCAAGTTTGTCCAGGACACGTCGAAGTTCTGGTATAAGCCAGACATCTCCAGAGAGCAAG CCATCAACCTGTTGAAGGACAGGGAGCCCGGGGCGTTCATCATAAGGGACAGCCATTCTTTCCGCGGGGCCTATGGCTTGGCCATGAAGGTAGCCTGCCCCCCTCCGACTGTACAGCAGAACAAAAAAG TTGCTGACATGACTAATGAGCTGGTGAGGCACTTCCTGATTGAGACAAGTGCCAAAGGAGTGCGTCTGAAGGGTTGCCCCAATGAACCCTACTTTG GTTGCCTCTCTGCTCTGGTGTACCAACACTCGATGACCCCACTGGCTCTGCCCTGCAAGCTGATGATCCCCACCAAAG ACCCGAATGAAGAGGCGCTAGAACTCGCCACGCCCACTGATGCAGTCGTGGAACTTCTTAAGCAAGGAGCAG TTCAAAAGGTTCCTGAGGAAGCACATG CGTGCAATGTTCTCTACATCAACTCCGTGGACATGGAGTCTCTCACGGGGCCCCAGGCCATTGCCAAGGCAATTAGTCAGACGCTGGCAACCAACCCTCTGCCTGCTGCCACCACCGTCCACTTTAAAGTGTCCACGCAGGGCATCACGCTCACCGACAGTCAGAGGAA AATTTTCTTTAGACGACATTATCCCATCAACACGGTAACCTACTGTGACACTGATCCCCAAGACAGAAA atGGGGCAAGGAAGGAGGTGGATCCGTAAG GCTGTTTGGATTCGTTGCGAGGAAACAAGGAAGCACAACAGACAACGTCAGCCACCTGTTCGCTGAGCTGGACCCAGACCAGCCGGCCTCCGCCATCGTCAGCTTCGTCTCCAAGACGATGAAGCGGTGA